The segment GAAAGCGCTCCTATGGCCAAGAAGATCACCAGCGTCATCAAGTTGAACATCGCCGCGGGCAAAGGCACGCCGGCTCCCCCCGTCGGCCCCGCCCTCGGTCAGGCCGGCATCAACATGATGGAGTTTCTGAAGAAATTCAACGAGATGACCGCCCCGCAGATGGGCTTCCTCCTGCCGGTCGAGATCTCCGTCTTCGAAGACCGCTCCTATAGTTTTGTCGTCAAGCAGCCGCTGATGAGCGCCCTCATCAAGCAGGCGGTGGGGATCGAGACCGGATCCAAGACCCCGGGCAAGCAGACGGTCGCCGTGCTGACCAAGGCTAAGGCGATCGAGGTTGCAAAGCGCAAGATGCCGGACTTGAACACCACTGACGAAGAGATGGCCATCCGGATCGTCGCGGGGACCGCACGCTCGATGGGCATCGACACGGACTTCTGAACCCGGAAAAGGTCCCGGTCGGCCGGAACGCCGAGCGGTTTGGCCCTACAAATAGGTTGAGGGTCGCCATGAAACTCTTGATTCGTCAATGCCTTGTCGCCGCCGTTGCCTTGGCGGCGTGCTCGGCCTTGGCCGAAGAGCCGTCGAAGGCCTCACCCGGCCAGTCGATCGCCGACATCCTGTGTTCGGCCACGTCGGCCCCGGTGGCTTTCGTTCCCGACGGTGTGCTCAACCCCACCGGCAAGAACAACGACCTCTCCTCGTGGCTCCAGTTCCCCGCCGGCACGGTCTCCGTGGTCAAGCTCACCGGCAAGAAGTTCCGGGCCGCGATCGAGCGTTCGGTAAGCCTTTATCCATCGCCCAACCCGAGCTTCCTGCAGTTGAGTGGGGTCGACGTCACCTTTGACAAAGACCAACCGGCCGACCACCGCGTCACGTCGATCACCGTACTGGGCGCACCCTTGGAGGACGCCAAGACCTACGAGGTCGCCATGCCGACGAGCCTGGCCCAGGGTGGGGCGGGCTACTTCCTCATCTGGGAAAAGTCGGACGTCGTGCGCACCCTCAAGACGACCCTAGGCAGCCTGTGCAAAGGCAAGGCGGTCCTTGAGTCGGACTCGCGCTACAAGACCAAGGGCTAAGGGCCCACCTGCTGGATCACGCAAGCCGTCCCATAGGCGAGCACCTCAGTGATGCCCTGGGCCAGTTCGGTGGCGTCGTAGCGCATCGCCACGATCGCGTTCGCCCCCATCTGGGCCGCGTGGCTGATCATCAGGTCATAGGCTTCTTGGCGGGCGTGTTCGCACAGCTCTGAATAGAGGGTGATGTTGCCGCCAAACAGGGACTGCAGCCCCGCGCCGACCTGCCCGATCACAGAACGGCTGCGCACGGTGAGGCCGCGCACGACCCCGATGTAGCGGACGACTTTGTACCCCTCGAAGCCGTTCGCGGTCGTGACCCATGCATGGAGCTGCTGGGCCTGAGGAGTCATCATTGGGTTCACGGAAGCATCTTGCCCCGAACCGCCGCCTCAGGGCAAGCGGGCGGCCTTGGCCGGGGACTTGGCGTAGTCGCCCGCCATGATCTTGTCGTAGGCCCCGCTCAGGTGCCACCTTTCCAGTTCCTGCATGCGCTGGACGGGGATCGGGTGGGTCAACCACGCCCCGTAGGCCAGGAACACCAACAGCTTCATGATCTCGTCGCCGAGCGACATGTCCTGGTACATCCTCGCTTGGTCAAGGAAGGCGTCGACGCTCATCTCCCCGGCAAAGCGGGTGGACCCGGCGGTCAGGCGGAGTAAGGAGTCCGAGGCGACGTGGAAGTCCTGGCACGTCAAGAGACCAGCCCGGTCACACGTCAGTTCGGCCTGCCGGCTCCATTCAAAGAACGCGACGACCAACCCGGTGGACGCCGCGCTGGTGACGCCGAACGTGTATTGCCCGAGCAAGTCGAGCAGTTGCATGAGCACCCGGCCCATCTCCATGTACAAGACGTGGCCGGCCTTGATGTGGCCCAACTCATGGCCGATCAGGTCGAAGAGCTGTTCGTCCGTGAACGCGTCGACGATCGAACTGCGCAACGTGATGTAGGGTCGCTCCACCCCGCCCGTCCATGCGTTCGGGAACGGATTGTTGGTCACGTAGAGTTCCGGCTCCGGCATGTCGAGGATCTCGCACGACTCCCGCAGGATCTCGTGCAGCGTCTTGAACTGCTTGGGCCCGCACCGGACCGACATCCCCATGTTCATCACGTAGAGGGCCCGGTCGACGCCGATCTCGTGGAACTTGCGGAGCACGACCTCGAAGAACGGGATCTTCTTGAGGGCCTCAAGGGCTTGCCGGTCGGTGTCGGCCATAAAGGCATCGGTGCTGATGTCGGGGAACCGCTTGCGTGCCATGGCGTGCTTGATAGGATACGACGCGCCAAGCCCAGAGTTGCACGGGACGTCCTTGGCCTAGGCTCTCGTCCCCGGTTGACCCAGACTCGAGCCATGTCGAGACCCTTCGCCCTCGTCGACGCCTTTGTCACCGAGAGGCCCTGGTCGGGCAACCCCGCCGGAGTCTGCCTGCTGGAAGCCTGGCCGAGCGACGCTTGGATGCAGGGCGTCGCGGCGGAGATGAACCAGGCGGAGACCGCCTTCCTCGTCGCCGAAGCCGGCGCGTTCGGTCTCCGATGGTTCACGCCGTCGGTCGAGGTGGACCTGTGCGGACACGCCACCCTCGCTTCGGCCCACTGGCTCTGGGAGTCCGGCGTCATTCCCGCCACGTCGCCCGCGACGTTCCGCTCCAAGTCCGGCGTGCTCACCGCCCGGCAAGAGTCCGGTCTGGTCGTCCTTGATTTTCCAGCCGAGGCCCCCCAGCCGGGGGACGCGCCTGGCGTCGGGGAGGCCCTGGGTGTCCGCCCCGTCTGGACCGGCGCGAACCGTATGGACTGGTTCGTCGTGGTGGGCTCACAGGCCGAGGTCGAGGCGGCGGCCCCCCACATGGACGCCGTCAGGGCCACCGGCCTCCGGGGTGTCGTCTTGACCGCCCGTGCCGCTCCGGGCGGCCCCGACTACGTCAGCCGGTTTTTTGCCCCCCAGAGCGGCATCGACGAAGACCCGGTGACGGGGTCGGCCCACTGCGCCCTTGGCCCCTATTGGAGCAGGGTCTTGGGCCAAGACAGCCTTGTCGGCGAACAACTGTCGTCCCGACGCGGCCGCGTCGGCACCGCGGTCCGGGGCGACCGGGTCTTATTGCGCGGGGCGGCGCGAACGGTCACCAGCGGGAACATGCTTGTCCAGCCCGAATGACAAAAGGGACGGCCCGCCCCGGAAATGTCCGGGACGGGTCGCTTGATGGGCCCCTCGGGCTTTTGTCAGGCCGCCGACCGCTTGGCGCGCTCTTGGAGGCTGACGTTGATCTCAATGTGGCCGAGGTCACCGATCTCGATCGGGATGACCAGGGCAGGGATGTCCAGCGTCGTGATCTTGACGTTCGTGCCCTTGACGATGGTCGGCGGGGTGATGTCCACGACGTACCCTTGCTGGGAAAGCAACGTCGCACTGTTGCCGCTGATCATGTTGCCCAGTTCGGCGATGGCCGACGCCGCCAGCTGGTCGAAGGTGACGATCTGGGTGCCGCACATTGCCGAGGCGATTTTGTCGGCCGTGACGACGGACATACCGTAGATGACCTGGCCCTCGACGTCGCCGGTGACACCGCACACGATGTTCACTTGCTGCGAAGTGAACACCTGCGGCCGGGCGCTTAACTGGCCACGGTTCGGTGTCGTCCCGATCAAAGTCTGGACCACGTTGATCGACGCGCCCACGAACGGGGAGACGTATTCGACTTTCATGCCAATGTCTCCGCTTCCGCTCAGGCCGCGAGAAGCTTCTTGACGGCCTCCAAGACGCGGTCAGGCTGGAAGGGCTTCACGATGAAGTCCTTCGCCCCCGACTGGATCGCCTCGACGACCATGTTCTTTTGCCCCATCGCCGAGCACATGACCACCTTGGCGCCTGGATCGATCCCCCGGATCTCCTTCAGGGCAGCCAGGCCGTCCATCTCCGGCATGGTGATGTCCATGGTCACAAGGTCGGGCTTCAACTCTTGGTAGAGCTTCACGGCTTCCAGCCCGTTCTGGGCTTCGCCGACGACCTCGTAGCCGTTTTGCGACAGGATGTTCTTCAACGTCACCCTCATGAAGAGGGCGTCGTCCGTGATCAGGATGCGGTTCGCCATTCTTTTTGACCCATCAGTGGTTTCTTGTAGAAAAACGGTAAAGGTGTCTCGAACCCAAGGTCGTGGGCCTTGAAGACACGCTCGGTGCTACCCACCCACAGGTAGCCGCCGGGAGCCAAGGCGTCAAAGAACCTTTGGTACAAGTTATCCTTGGCTTCATCGGTGAAATAGATCACCACGTTCCGGCACATTATCAGGTCAAAGCCCTTGTCAAACCGGTCGGCCAGAAGGTTTTGACGGCTGAACCTCAGGTACTTGCGCAGCTTGTCGTCGGCCACCCAGTGGTCGCCGGACCGGTGGAGATAGGCACGTTTGTATGCATCGGGGACACACCGGACGTCGGAGTCCACGAAGCGCCCTTCTTTGGCCTGCGTCAGCGCGGCGGTGTCGATGTCGGTACCGTCGATGCGGTGCGAGCCGGGGTACTTAGCGTCCAAGACCATGGCGAGACTGTGGGCCTCCGCCCCATAGCTGCATCCCGCGCTCCAAACTCGCAGGGACTT is part of the Fimbriimonadaceae bacterium genome and harbors:
- the rplK gene encoding 50S ribosomal protein L11, with translation MAKKITSVIKLNIAAGKGTPAPPVGPALGQAGINMMEFLKKFNEMTAPQMGFLLPVEISVFEDRSYSFVVKQPLMSALIKQAVGIETGSKTPGKQTVAVLTKAKAIEVAKRKMPDLNTTDEEMAIRIVAGTARSMGIDTDF
- a CDS encoding 5'-nucleotidase C-terminal domain-containing protein → MKLLIRQCLVAAVALAACSALAEEPSKASPGQSIADILCSATSAPVAFVPDGVLNPTGKNNDLSSWLQFPAGTVSVVKLTGKKFRAAIERSVSLYPSPNPSFLQLSGVDVTFDKDQPADHRVTSITVLGAPLEDAKTYEVAMPTSLAQGGAGYFLIWEKSDVVRTLKTTLGSLCKGKAVLESDSRYKTKG
- a CDS encoding YbjQ family protein, with product MMTPQAQQLHAWVTTANGFEGYKVVRYIGVVRGLTVRSRSVIGQVGAGLQSLFGGNITLYSELCEHARQEAYDLMISHAAQMGANAIVAMRYDATELAQGITEVLAYGTACVIQQVGP
- a CDS encoding M48 family metallopeptidase; its protein translation is MARKRFPDISTDAFMADTDRQALEALKKIPFFEVVLRKFHEIGVDRALYVMNMGMSVRCGPKQFKTLHEILRESCEILDMPEPELYVTNNPFPNAWTGGVERPYITLRSSIVDAFTDEQLFDLIGHELGHIKAGHVLYMEMGRVLMQLLDLLGQYTFGVTSAASTGLVVAFFEWSRQAELTCDRAGLLTCQDFHVASDSLLRLTAGSTRFAGEMSVDAFLDQARMYQDMSLGDEIMKLLVFLAYGAWLTHPIPVQRMQELERWHLSGAYDKIMAGDYAKSPAKAARLP
- a CDS encoding PhzF family phenazine biosynthesis protein, coding for MSRPFALVDAFVTERPWSGNPAGVCLLEAWPSDAWMQGVAAEMNQAETAFLVAEAGAFGLRWFTPSVEVDLCGHATLASAHWLWESGVIPATSPATFRSKSGVLTARQESGLVVLDFPAEAPQPGDAPGVGEALGVRPVWTGANRMDWFVVVGSQAEVEAAAPHMDAVRATGLRGVVLTARAAPGGPDYVSRFFAPQSGIDEDPVTGSAHCALGPYWSRVLGQDSLVGEQLSSRRGRVGTAVRGDRVLLRGAARTVTSGNMLVQPE
- a CDS encoding chemotaxis protein CheX, encoding MKVEYVSPFVGASINVVQTLIGTTPNRGQLSARPQVFTSQQVNIVCGVTGDVEGQVIYGMSVVTADKIASAMCGTQIVTFDQLAASAIAELGNMISGNSATLLSQQGYVVDITPPTIVKGTNVKITTLDIPALVIPIEIGDLGHIEINVSLQERAKRSAA
- a CDS encoding response regulator; protein product: MANRILITDDALFMRVTLKNILSQNGYEVVGEAQNGLEAVKLYQELKPDLVTMDITMPEMDGLAALKEIRGIDPGAKVVMCSAMGQKNMVVEAIQSGAKDFIVKPFQPDRVLEAVKKLLAA
- a CDS encoding protein-glutamate O-methyltransferase CheR, whose translation is MLPSSADWATFYAHFLRKTGIDLALYKANQLQRRIIGMAEQQGCADLAALWVWLGKGPQNLDWFLDKMAINVSELFRNPEKWADLDTRVIPDLLMRSKSLRVWSAGCSYGAEAHSLAMVLDAKYPGSHRIDGTDIDTAALTQAKEGRFVDSDVRCVPDAYKRAYLHRSGDHWVADDKLRKYLRFSRQNLLADRFDKGFDLIMCRNVVIYFTDEAKDNLYQRFFDALAPGGYLWVGSTERVFKAHDLGFETPLPFFYKKPLMGQKEWRTAS